The proteins below come from a single Salvelinus fontinalis isolate EN_2023a chromosome 1, ASM2944872v1, whole genome shotgun sequence genomic window:
- the LOC129863410 gene encoding phosphatase and actin regulator 2-like isoform X4, which yields MANEDSFPDLKTFSPICRVRSHSDTSGFRSRILFRLRGARSVDGLEKCSLASCDVVVGSTQTPPLKQKGKLSTIGKIFKPWKWRKKKTSDKFQDLSIFLERKISTRQSREELIRRGVLIPDQGPEDPVNPETLNGHATLSLGSEEVKVDIESPETPSEEKTKESENSEDKAAKSSHPKKTGGTSKTTAQSSSSSSSTPCTRKISKDRPANPTGTEKTNKRELQLATDPSRFSGAPKASPDTDSLPGERWLTGPGDGNQGGKEDPSSGPDGRPAAQDDSSLPGVDKDNASGAGPQDPGEKAPLVNSTTEDTSFTESQNESSTEEALGTGKDGGDHEQQSGDEDHDLEKNLRPTNGIGEKLHSVNLESPEVTVIPDSTTESDYHSTVSDSDSDGPILYRDEEEDEDDEDEYTTSSLASKIRRRDTLAIRLGNRPSKRELEEKNILPRTSETERQELRQQIHSKLVRRLSQRPSTEELEQRNILKQTNDADQHEAIQEIKRRLSRKLSVRPTVAELVARRILRFNEYVECTDAKDYDRRADKPWARLTPADKAAIRKELNEFKSKEMEVHEESKQFTRFHRP from the exons TTGACGGACTGGAAAAATGTTCTCTTGCCAGCTGTGATGTTGTGGTGGGCAGCACCCAGACTCCTCCACTTAAGCAGAAGGGGAAGCTCTCCACTATAGGGAAGATCTTCAAACCCTGGAAGTGGCGCAAGAAGAAAACCAGCGACAAGTTTCAGGACCTATCCATAT TTCTGGAGAGGAAAATCTCCACGAGGCAAAGTCGAGAGGAGCTGATAAGACGAGGAGTCCTCATTCCGGATCAAG GACCAGAGGACCCAGTGAACCCTGAGACTCTAAATGGCCATGCCACGCTGAGTCTGGGGTCAGAGGAGGTCAAAGTTGACATAGAGTCTCCTGAAACGCCTTCAGAGGAGAAGACCAAAGAGTCAGAGAATTCTGAAGACAAAGCAG CCAAATCCTCTCATCCTAAGAAAACTGGAGGCACATCCAAGACCACTGCCcagtcctcatcctcctcatcgtCCACACCGTGTACCAGAAAGATCTCGAAGGACAGGCCTGCCAATCCAACCGGGACAGAGAAGACCAACAAGCGCGAGCTCCAACTTGCAACTGACCCTTCCCGCTTCTCTGGAGCCCCCAAGGCCTCCCCAGACACAGACAGCCTACCAGGTGAAAGATGGCTCACGGGTCCTGGGGATGGGAACCAGGGGGGTAAGGAGGATCCCTCTTCTGGCCCAGATGGCAGGCCTGCTGCTCAGGATGACTCCTCTCTGCCTGGGGTGGATAAAGACAATGCCTCAGGTGCTGGCCCTCAGGACCCTGGAGAGAAAGCGCCCCTTGTCAACAGCACCACTGAGGACACTTCCTTCACTGAGTCTCAAAACGAGAGCTCCACGGAGGAAGCCCTGGGGACTGGGAAAGATGGAGGTGACCATGAGCAACAGTCGGGGGACGAAGACCATGACTTAGAGAAAAATCTGAG GCCTACCAATGGGATTGGTGAGAAGCTCCACAGTGTTAACCTGGAGAGCCCAGAGGTTACAGTCATCCCAGACAGCACTACGGAGTCTGACTACCACTCCACAGTCAGCGACTCCGACTCAGATGGGCCCATCCTCTACCGAGACGAAGAAGAGGACGAGGATGACGAGGACGAGTATACCACAA GCTCTCTAGCCAGTAAGATCCGCCGCAGGGACACCCTGGCCATCAGACTTGGCAACCGGCCCAGCAAGAGAGAGCTGGAGGAAAAGAACATCCTGCCTCGTACCTCTGAGACCGAGAGGCAGGAACTCCGCCAGCAGATTCACTCCAAGCTAGTGAG ACGACTTAGTCAGAGGCCCAGTACTGAGGAACTGGAGCAGAGGAACATTCTGAAAC AGACAAATGATGCTGATCAACATGAAGCCATACAAGAGATTAAAAGGAGGCTCTCCCGAAAG TTGAGTGTGAGGCCGACAGTAGCAGAGCTGGTGGCTCGGCGGATTCTGCGCTTCAATGAGTACGTGGAGTGCACAGATGCTAAGGACTATGACCGTCGCGCAGACAAGCCCTGGGCCAGGCTCACGCCAGCTGACAAA GCTGCTATCCGTAAAGAACTGAATGAGTTCAAAAGCAAAGAGATGGAAGTTCATGAAGAAAGCAAGCAATTTACCAG ATTCCATCGGCCCTGA
- the LOC129863410 gene encoding phosphatase and actin regulator 2-like isoform X3, protein MEHALDGLEKCSLASCDVVVGSTQTPPLKQKGKLSTIGKIFKPWKWRKKKTSDKFQDLSIFLERKISTRQSREELIRRGVLIPDQGPEDPVNPETLNGHATLSLGSEEVKVDIESPETPSEEKTKESENSEDKAVTNENKATPNGYQARTNQTRMREAPQKSPTTAPPKSAGGVTAGSRDGTTGGKKLAKSTGKQASALSHKQNHRNNYRGSAKSSHPKKTGGTSKTTAQSSSSSSSTPCTRKISKDRPANPTGTEKTNKRELQLATDPSRFSGAPKASPDTDSLPGERWLTGPGDGNQGGKEDPSSGPDGRPAAQDDSSLPGVDKDNASGAGPQDPGEKAPLVNSTTEDTSFTESQNESSTEEALGTGKDGGDHEQQSGDEDHDLEKNLRPTNGIGEKLHSVNLESPEVTVIPDSTTESDYHSTVSDSDSDGPILYRDEEEDEDDEDEYTTSSLASKIRRRDTLAIRLGNRPSKRELEEKNILPRTSETERQELRQQIHSKLVRRLSQRPSTEELEQRNILKQTNDADQHEAIQEIKRRLSRKLSVRPTVAELVARRILRFNEYVECTDAKDYDRRADKPWARLTPADKAAIRKELNEFKSKEMEVHEESKQFTRFHRP, encoded by the exons TTGACGGACTGGAAAAATGTTCTCTTGCCAGCTGTGATGTTGTGGTGGGCAGCACCCAGACTCCTCCACTTAAGCAGAAGGGGAAGCTCTCCACTATAGGGAAGATCTTCAAACCCTGGAAGTGGCGCAAGAAGAAAACCAGCGACAAGTTTCAGGACCTATCCATAT TTCTGGAGAGGAAAATCTCCACGAGGCAAAGTCGAGAGGAGCTGATAAGACGAGGAGTCCTCATTCCGGATCAAG GACCAGAGGACCCAGTGAACCCTGAGACTCTAAATGGCCATGCCACGCTGAGTCTGGGGTCAGAGGAGGTCAAAGTTGACATAGAGTCTCCTGAAACGCCTTCAGAGGAGAAGACCAAAGAGTCAGAGAATTCTGAAGACAAAGCAG TGACAAATGAAAACAAAGCTACTCCAAATGGGTACCAGGCCAGAACGAACCAGACCAGAATGCGGGAGGCCCCCCAAAAAAGCCCTACCACTGCACCTCCCAAATCAGCTGGTGGGGTtacagcagggagcagggacgGGACCACGGGCGGTAAAAAGCTGGCCAAAAGCACAGGCAAGCAAGCTTCTGCTCTGTCCCACAAACAAAACCATCGAAACAATTACCGTGGGAGCG CCAAATCCTCTCATCCTAAGAAAACTGGAGGCACATCCAAGACCACTGCCcagtcctcatcctcctcatcgtCCACACCGTGTACCAGAAAGATCTCGAAGGACAGGCCTGCCAATCCAACCGGGACAGAGAAGACCAACAAGCGCGAGCTCCAACTTGCAACTGACCCTTCCCGCTTCTCTGGAGCCCCCAAGGCCTCCCCAGACACAGACAGCCTACCAGGTGAAAGATGGCTCACGGGTCCTGGGGATGGGAACCAGGGGGGTAAGGAGGATCCCTCTTCTGGCCCAGATGGCAGGCCTGCTGCTCAGGATGACTCCTCTCTGCCTGGGGTGGATAAAGACAATGCCTCAGGTGCTGGCCCTCAGGACCCTGGAGAGAAAGCGCCCCTTGTCAACAGCACCACTGAGGACACTTCCTTCACTGAGTCTCAAAACGAGAGCTCCACGGAGGAAGCCCTGGGGACTGGGAAAGATGGAGGTGACCATGAGCAACAGTCGGGGGACGAAGACCATGACTTAGAGAAAAATCTGAG GCCTACCAATGGGATTGGTGAGAAGCTCCACAGTGTTAACCTGGAGAGCCCAGAGGTTACAGTCATCCCAGACAGCACTACGGAGTCTGACTACCACTCCACAGTCAGCGACTCCGACTCAGATGGGCCCATCCTCTACCGAGACGAAGAAGAGGACGAGGATGACGAGGACGAGTATACCACAA GCTCTCTAGCCAGTAAGATCCGCCGCAGGGACACCCTGGCCATCAGACTTGGCAACCGGCCCAGCAAGAGAGAGCTGGAGGAAAAGAACATCCTGCCTCGTACCTCTGAGACCGAGAGGCAGGAACTCCGCCAGCAGATTCACTCCAAGCTAGTGAG ACGACTTAGTCAGAGGCCCAGTACTGAGGAACTGGAGCAGAGGAACATTCTGAAAC AGACAAATGATGCTGATCAACATGAAGCCATACAAGAGATTAAAAGGAGGCTCTCCCGAAAG TTGAGTGTGAGGCCGACAGTAGCAGAGCTGGTGGCTCGGCGGATTCTGCGCTTCAATGAGTACGTGGAGTGCACAGATGCTAAGGACTATGACCGTCGCGCAGACAAGCCCTGGGCCAGGCTCACGCCAGCTGACAAA GCTGCTATCCGTAAAGAACTGAATGAGTTCAAAAGCAAAGAGATGGAAGTTCATGAAGAAAGCAAGCAATTTACCAG ATTCCATCGGCCCTGA
- the LOC129863410 gene encoding phosphatase and actin regulator 2-like isoform X2, with amino-acid sequence MGQTSVSTLSQNASGVDGLEKCSLASCDVVVGSTQTPPLKQKGKLSTIGKIFKPWKWRKKKTSDKFQDLSIFLERKISTRQSREELIRRGVLIPDQGPEDPVNPETLNGHATLSLGSEEVKVDIESPETPSEEKTKESENSEDKAVTNENKATPNGYQARTNQTRMREAPQKSPTTAPPKSAGGVTAGSRDGTTGGKKLAKSTGKQASALSHKQNHRNNYRGSAKSSHPKKTGGTSKTTAQSSSSSSSTPCTRKISKDRPANPTGTEKTNKRELQLATDPSRFSGAPKASPDTDSLPGERWLTGPGDGNQGGKEDPSSGPDGRPAAQDDSSLPGVDKDNASGAGPQDPGEKAPLVNSTTEDTSFTESQNESSTEEALGTGKDGGDHEQQSGDEDHDLEKNLRPTNGIGEKLHSVNLESPEVTVIPDSTTESDYHSTVSDSDSDGPILYRDEEEDEDDEDEYTTSSLASKIRRRDTLAIRLGNRPSKRELEEKNILPRTSETERQELRQQIHSKLVRRLSQRPSTEELEQRNILKQTNDADQHEAIQEIKRRLSRKLSVRPTVAELVARRILRFNEYVECTDAKDYDRRADKPWARLTPADKAAIRKELNEFKSKEMEVHEESKQFTRFHRP; translated from the exons TTGACGGACTGGAAAAATGTTCTCTTGCCAGCTGTGATGTTGTGGTGGGCAGCACCCAGACTCCTCCACTTAAGCAGAAGGGGAAGCTCTCCACTATAGGGAAGATCTTCAAACCCTGGAAGTGGCGCAAGAAGAAAACCAGCGACAAGTTTCAGGACCTATCCATAT TTCTGGAGAGGAAAATCTCCACGAGGCAAAGTCGAGAGGAGCTGATAAGACGAGGAGTCCTCATTCCGGATCAAG GACCAGAGGACCCAGTGAACCCTGAGACTCTAAATGGCCATGCCACGCTGAGTCTGGGGTCAGAGGAGGTCAAAGTTGACATAGAGTCTCCTGAAACGCCTTCAGAGGAGAAGACCAAAGAGTCAGAGAATTCTGAAGACAAAGCAG TGACAAATGAAAACAAAGCTACTCCAAATGGGTACCAGGCCAGAACGAACCAGACCAGAATGCGGGAGGCCCCCCAAAAAAGCCCTACCACTGCACCTCCCAAATCAGCTGGTGGGGTtacagcagggagcagggacgGGACCACGGGCGGTAAAAAGCTGGCCAAAAGCACAGGCAAGCAAGCTTCTGCTCTGTCCCACAAACAAAACCATCGAAACAATTACCGTGGGAGCG CCAAATCCTCTCATCCTAAGAAAACTGGAGGCACATCCAAGACCACTGCCcagtcctcatcctcctcatcgtCCACACCGTGTACCAGAAAGATCTCGAAGGACAGGCCTGCCAATCCAACCGGGACAGAGAAGACCAACAAGCGCGAGCTCCAACTTGCAACTGACCCTTCCCGCTTCTCTGGAGCCCCCAAGGCCTCCCCAGACACAGACAGCCTACCAGGTGAAAGATGGCTCACGGGTCCTGGGGATGGGAACCAGGGGGGTAAGGAGGATCCCTCTTCTGGCCCAGATGGCAGGCCTGCTGCTCAGGATGACTCCTCTCTGCCTGGGGTGGATAAAGACAATGCCTCAGGTGCTGGCCCTCAGGACCCTGGAGAGAAAGCGCCCCTTGTCAACAGCACCACTGAGGACACTTCCTTCACTGAGTCTCAAAACGAGAGCTCCACGGAGGAAGCCCTGGGGACTGGGAAAGATGGAGGTGACCATGAGCAACAGTCGGGGGACGAAGACCATGACTTAGAGAAAAATCTGAG GCCTACCAATGGGATTGGTGAGAAGCTCCACAGTGTTAACCTGGAGAGCCCAGAGGTTACAGTCATCCCAGACAGCACTACGGAGTCTGACTACCACTCCACAGTCAGCGACTCCGACTCAGATGGGCCCATCCTCTACCGAGACGAAGAAGAGGACGAGGATGACGAGGACGAGTATACCACAA GCTCTCTAGCCAGTAAGATCCGCCGCAGGGACACCCTGGCCATCAGACTTGGCAACCGGCCCAGCAAGAGAGAGCTGGAGGAAAAGAACATCCTGCCTCGTACCTCTGAGACCGAGAGGCAGGAACTCCGCCAGCAGATTCACTCCAAGCTAGTGAG ACGACTTAGTCAGAGGCCCAGTACTGAGGAACTGGAGCAGAGGAACATTCTGAAAC AGACAAATGATGCTGATCAACATGAAGCCATACAAGAGATTAAAAGGAGGCTCTCCCGAAAG TTGAGTGTGAGGCCGACAGTAGCAGAGCTGGTGGCTCGGCGGATTCTGCGCTTCAATGAGTACGTGGAGTGCACAGATGCTAAGGACTATGACCGTCGCGCAGACAAGCCCTGGGCCAGGCTCACGCCAGCTGACAAA GCTGCTATCCGTAAAGAACTGAATGAGTTCAAAAGCAAAGAGATGGAAGTTCATGAAGAAAGCAAGCAATTTACCAG ATTCCATCGGCCCTGA
- the LOC129863410 gene encoding phosphatase and actin regulator 2-like isoform X1, which translates to MANEDSFPDLKTFSPICRVRSHSDTSGFRSRILFRLRGARSVDGLEKCSLASCDVVVGSTQTPPLKQKGKLSTIGKIFKPWKWRKKKTSDKFQDLSIFLERKISTRQSREELIRRGVLIPDQGPEDPVNPETLNGHATLSLGSEEVKVDIESPETPSEEKTKESENSEDKAVTNENKATPNGYQARTNQTRMREAPQKSPTTAPPKSAGGVTAGSRDGTTGGKKLAKSTGKQASALSHKQNHRNNYRGSAKSSHPKKTGGTSKTTAQSSSSSSSTPCTRKISKDRPANPTGTEKTNKRELQLATDPSRFSGAPKASPDTDSLPGERWLTGPGDGNQGGKEDPSSGPDGRPAAQDDSSLPGVDKDNASGAGPQDPGEKAPLVNSTTEDTSFTESQNESSTEEALGTGKDGGDHEQQSGDEDHDLEKNLRPTNGIGEKLHSVNLESPEVTVIPDSTTESDYHSTVSDSDSDGPILYRDEEEDEDDEDEYTTSSLASKIRRRDTLAIRLGNRPSKRELEEKNILPRTSETERQELRQQIHSKLVRRLSQRPSTEELEQRNILKQTNDADQHEAIQEIKRRLSRKLSVRPTVAELVARRILRFNEYVECTDAKDYDRRADKPWARLTPADKAAIRKELNEFKSKEMEVHEESKQFTRFHRP; encoded by the exons TTGACGGACTGGAAAAATGTTCTCTTGCCAGCTGTGATGTTGTGGTGGGCAGCACCCAGACTCCTCCACTTAAGCAGAAGGGGAAGCTCTCCACTATAGGGAAGATCTTCAAACCCTGGAAGTGGCGCAAGAAGAAAACCAGCGACAAGTTTCAGGACCTATCCATAT TTCTGGAGAGGAAAATCTCCACGAGGCAAAGTCGAGAGGAGCTGATAAGACGAGGAGTCCTCATTCCGGATCAAG GACCAGAGGACCCAGTGAACCCTGAGACTCTAAATGGCCATGCCACGCTGAGTCTGGGGTCAGAGGAGGTCAAAGTTGACATAGAGTCTCCTGAAACGCCTTCAGAGGAGAAGACCAAAGAGTCAGAGAATTCTGAAGACAAAGCAG TGACAAATGAAAACAAAGCTACTCCAAATGGGTACCAGGCCAGAACGAACCAGACCAGAATGCGGGAGGCCCCCCAAAAAAGCCCTACCACTGCACCTCCCAAATCAGCTGGTGGGGTtacagcagggagcagggacgGGACCACGGGCGGTAAAAAGCTGGCCAAAAGCACAGGCAAGCAAGCTTCTGCTCTGTCCCACAAACAAAACCATCGAAACAATTACCGTGGGAGCG CCAAATCCTCTCATCCTAAGAAAACTGGAGGCACATCCAAGACCACTGCCcagtcctcatcctcctcatcgtCCACACCGTGTACCAGAAAGATCTCGAAGGACAGGCCTGCCAATCCAACCGGGACAGAGAAGACCAACAAGCGCGAGCTCCAACTTGCAACTGACCCTTCCCGCTTCTCTGGAGCCCCCAAGGCCTCCCCAGACACAGACAGCCTACCAGGTGAAAGATGGCTCACGGGTCCTGGGGATGGGAACCAGGGGGGTAAGGAGGATCCCTCTTCTGGCCCAGATGGCAGGCCTGCTGCTCAGGATGACTCCTCTCTGCCTGGGGTGGATAAAGACAATGCCTCAGGTGCTGGCCCTCAGGACCCTGGAGAGAAAGCGCCCCTTGTCAACAGCACCACTGAGGACACTTCCTTCACTGAGTCTCAAAACGAGAGCTCCACGGAGGAAGCCCTGGGGACTGGGAAAGATGGAGGTGACCATGAGCAACAGTCGGGGGACGAAGACCATGACTTAGAGAAAAATCTGAG GCCTACCAATGGGATTGGTGAGAAGCTCCACAGTGTTAACCTGGAGAGCCCAGAGGTTACAGTCATCCCAGACAGCACTACGGAGTCTGACTACCACTCCACAGTCAGCGACTCCGACTCAGATGGGCCCATCCTCTACCGAGACGAAGAAGAGGACGAGGATGACGAGGACGAGTATACCACAA GCTCTCTAGCCAGTAAGATCCGCCGCAGGGACACCCTGGCCATCAGACTTGGCAACCGGCCCAGCAAGAGAGAGCTGGAGGAAAAGAACATCCTGCCTCGTACCTCTGAGACCGAGAGGCAGGAACTCCGCCAGCAGATTCACTCCAAGCTAGTGAG ACGACTTAGTCAGAGGCCCAGTACTGAGGAACTGGAGCAGAGGAACATTCTGAAAC AGACAAATGATGCTGATCAACATGAAGCCATACAAGAGATTAAAAGGAGGCTCTCCCGAAAG TTGAGTGTGAGGCCGACAGTAGCAGAGCTGGTGGCTCGGCGGATTCTGCGCTTCAATGAGTACGTGGAGTGCACAGATGCTAAGGACTATGACCGTCGCGCAGACAAGCCCTGGGCCAGGCTCACGCCAGCTGACAAA GCTGCTATCCGTAAAGAACTGAATGAGTTCAAAAGCAAAGAGATGGAAGTTCATGAAGAAAGCAAGCAATTTACCAG ATTCCATCGGCCCTGA